One region of Camelus bactrianus isolate YW-2024 breed Bactrian camel chromosome 22, ASM4877302v1, whole genome shotgun sequence genomic DNA includes:
- the SMIM46 gene encoding small integral membrane protein 46 produces MLPWQPAPLPLSPEALPRKPALRLCVFLVSLQREGSRESSEQPGMDLGSGRGWGGDSETTFQLWLQLLLWGHLIVRFLGYLRHTLLAPKPQPAP; encoded by the coding sequence ATGCTTCCCTGGCAACCAGCTCCTCTTCCCCTGTCCCCCGAGGCCCTCCCAAGGAAGCCAGCTCTGAGGCTCTGTGTATTCCTGGTTTCCCTGCAAAGGGAAGGTTCCAGGGAGAGCTCAGAGCAGCCTGGGATGGATCTGGgctcaggcaggggctggggtggggactcAGAGACCACCTTCCAGCTGTGGCTGCAGCTGCTCCTCTGGGGCCACCTGATTGTCCGTTTCCTGGGCTACCTGCGCCACACCCTTTTGGCACCTAAGCCTCAGCCAGCACCGTGA